A region from the Melanotaenia boesemani isolate fMelBoe1 chromosome 11, fMelBoe1.pri, whole genome shotgun sequence genome encodes:
- the LOC121649698 gene encoding beta-1,3-galactosyl-O-glycosyl-glycoprotein beta-1,6-N-acetylglucosaminyltransferase-like isoform X1: MQFLRRGWQVLLLRITVVVGSLWMIFLVSQLDNGWTSARFLEYSWLEYADDDGSPEKEYNCPAILLGEREAVEQAKILTITKHFRKSIQIPDDYYINATQDCRAFKLSRKYVTFPLSKEEEDFPLAYSMVVHHKVQNFERLLRAIYAPQNIYCVHVDKKSEASVSSAISAIASCFPNVFLVSQAENVVYAGWPRVQADLNCMADLYNASTKWKYFINLCGQDFPLKTNLEMVRMLRTLRGGNSLESESMPPEKKWRVSYVHQIVNGGIQTTKETKDPPPFNLPIMSGNAYIVVSRGYVHSVLKDHRIRALIEWSKDTYSPDEHLWATIQRVPGVPGSKWPHRKYDMSDVNAIARLVKWQWHEGSEDSVGAVYPECKGNHVRSVCVYGAGDLQWLLEQDHLFANKFDVDTDPIAIFCLEKYLRQKALADLEWLEIVPGLNKLF; this comes from the exons atgcagtttCTGAGACGAGGTTGGCAGGTCCTGCTACTGAGGATCACTGTTGTGGTGGGATCACTGTGGATGATATTTCTTGTCAGTCAGCTGGATAATGGTTGGACATCTGCCCGCTTCCTTGAGTACAGCTGGTTAGAATATGCAGATGATGATGGTAGCCCAGAAAAAGAGTACAACTGTCCAGCTATCCTGCTGGGAGAGCGGGAGGCGGTAGAGCAGGCCAAAATACTGACTATCACTAAACATTTCCGCAAGAGTATTCAGATCCCTGATGACTATTATATTAATGCAACGCAAGATTGCAG gGCTTTCAAGTTAAGTAGGAAATATGTAACATTCCCATTAAGCAAGGAAGAGGAGGACTTTCCTCTGGCTTACTCTATGGTTGTGCATCACAAG gTGCAGAACTTTGAACGACTACTGCGGGCGATTTATGCACctcaaaatatttattgtgttcATGTGGACAAAAAATCAGAAGCTTCTGTCTCCTCTGCCATCAGTGCTATTGCCTCCTGTTTCCCCAATGTCTTCCTGGTCAGCCAGGCTGAGAATGTGGTCTATGCTGGCTGGCCACGTGTCCAAGCTGACCTTAATTGCATGGCTGATCTCTATAATGCCAGCACAAAGTGGAAATACTTTATCAACCTTTGTGGTCAGGACTTCCCTCTGAAAACCAACTTGGAGATGGTAAGAATGCTGCGCACCCTGAGGGGCGGGAACAGCTTGGAGTCTGAAAGCATGCCTCCAGAAAAGAAGTGGAGAGTGTCATATGTTCATCAGATCGTTAATGGAGGAATCCAG acgacaaaagaaacaaaggatcCACCTCCTTTCAATCTGCCCATCATGTCAGGAAATGCCTACATTGTGGTTAGCCGAGGATATGTCCACAGTGTGTTGAAAGACCATCGAATACGTGCACTGATAGAGTGGTCCAAAGACACTTACAGTCCTGATGAGCATCTCTGGGCAACCATTCAACGAGTCCCTGGTGTTCCTGGCTCTAAGTGGCCCCACCGTAAATATGACATGTCGGATGTAAATGCAATTGCTCGGCTGGTAAAGTGGCAGTGGCATGAGGGGTCAGAGGATTCAGTGGGGGCTGTGTACCCAGAGTGTAAAGGCAACCATGTCAGGTCAGTATGTGTATATGGCGCTGGAGACCTGCAGTGGCTGCTTGAACAGGACCACCTTTTTGCCAATAAGTTTGATGTGGATACTGACCCCATTGCCATCTTTTGCTTGGAGAAATATCTCAGACAAAAAGCTTTGGCCGATTTGGAGTGGTTGGAGATTGTTCCTGGCctaaataagttattttaa
- the LOC121649698 gene encoding beta-1,3-galactosyl-O-glycosyl-glycoprotein beta-1,6-N-acetylglucosaminyltransferase-like isoform X2, with the protein MQFLRRGWQVLLLRITVVVGSLWMIFLVSQLDNGWTSARFLEYSWLEYADDDGSPEKEYNCPAILLGEREAVEQAKILTITKHFRKSIQIPDDYYINATQDCRAFKLSRKYVTFPLSKEEEDFPLAYSMVVHHKDFPLKTNLEMVRMLRTLRGGNSLESESMPPEKKWRVSYVHQIVNGGIQTTKETKDPPPFNLPIMSGNAYIVVSRGYVHSVLKDHRIRALIEWSKDTYSPDEHLWATIQRVPGVPGSKWPHRKYDMSDVNAIARLVKWQWHEGSEDSVGAVYPECKGNHVRSVCVYGAGDLQWLLEQDHLFANKFDVDTDPIAIFCLEKYLRQKALADLEWLEIVPGLNKLF; encoded by the exons atgcagtttCTGAGACGAGGTTGGCAGGTCCTGCTACTGAGGATCACTGTTGTGGTGGGATCACTGTGGATGATATTTCTTGTCAGTCAGCTGGATAATGGTTGGACATCTGCCCGCTTCCTTGAGTACAGCTGGTTAGAATATGCAGATGATGATGGTAGCCCAGAAAAAGAGTACAACTGTCCAGCTATCCTGCTGGGAGAGCGGGAGGCGGTAGAGCAGGCCAAAATACTGACTATCACTAAACATTTCCGCAAGAGTATTCAGATCCCTGATGACTATTATATTAATGCAACGCAAGATTGCAG gGCTTTCAAGTTAAGTAGGAAATATGTAACATTCCCATTAAGCAAGGAAGAGGAGGACTTTCCTCTGGCTTACTCTATGGTTGTGCATCACAAG GACTTCCCTCTGAAAACCAACTTGGAGATGGTAAGAATGCTGCGCACCCTGAGGGGCGGGAACAGCTTGGAGTCTGAAAGCATGCCTCCAGAAAAGAAGTGGAGAGTGTCATATGTTCATCAGATCGTTAATGGAGGAATCCAG acgacaaaagaaacaaaggatcCACCTCCTTTCAATCTGCCCATCATGTCAGGAAATGCCTACATTGTGGTTAGCCGAGGATATGTCCACAGTGTGTTGAAAGACCATCGAATACGTGCACTGATAGAGTGGTCCAAAGACACTTACAGTCCTGATGAGCATCTCTGGGCAACCATTCAACGAGTCCCTGGTGTTCCTGGCTCTAAGTGGCCCCACCGTAAATATGACATGTCGGATGTAAATGCAATTGCTCGGCTGGTAAAGTGGCAGTGGCATGAGGGGTCAGAGGATTCAGTGGGGGCTGTGTACCCAGAGTGTAAAGGCAACCATGTCAGGTCAGTATGTGTATATGGCGCTGGAGACCTGCAGTGGCTGCTTGAACAGGACCACCTTTTTGCCAATAAGTTTGATGTGGATACTGACCCCATTGCCATCTTTTGCTTGGAGAAATATCTCAGACAAAAAGCTTTGGCCGATTTGGAGTGGTTGGAGATTGTTCCTGGCctaaataagttattttaa